In the genome of Hymenobacter cellulosivorans, one region contains:
- a CDS encoding M16 family metallopeptidase — translation MKHTFSRLLLAAALLGPVGANFAQAADVVELRQPNASKVVVKLQFRNGSSADPVGKEGLTFLTSQLVTEGGTKALTAAQLKDFLYPMATQYYATTDKEVTTFTFEFHKDFTDKFYPVLQGLILTPSFTQEDFDRLKSNQLNYVEQVIRASSDEDYSKFALEDQLFRGTRFQHMTRGTAAGVRSLTLDDVKKHYAAAFGKDNLTIGIAGNYSASFAKKLKDDLEKLPKSTAKPVVPTVAAPKGIHVEIISKTDALGSAVYAGFPIQTTRANDDFAALMVANSYLGEHRKSYGKLYDKIRTTRSMNYGDYSYIEWYESGGQNMLPVPGVPRHANYASLWLRPVQIAEGLRKQYPTELGGLTVGHAPFALRLAVREMDNLVKNGMSKEDFEITRTFLRSYVKLYGTTPSKQLGFLLDSKFYGRKDYLKELDGQFAKLTLDDVNKAIKKHWQTQNMYVTIVTDDSEAQPLADVLKQNTPSPMSYAKVVSEGLPKEVVAEDTQVANYKLNVTEVKVIDTKDTFK, via the coding sequence ATGAAACATACTTTTTCCCGCCTGCTGCTGGCCGCGGCCTTGCTCGGCCCGGTTGGGGCGAATTTCGCGCAAGCCGCCGACGTGGTGGAATTGCGCCAGCCCAACGCCTCGAAAGTGGTGGTAAAGCTGCAGTTCCGCAACGGCTCTTCCGCCGACCCCGTGGGCAAGGAAGGCCTGACGTTCCTGACCAGCCAGCTCGTAACCGAAGGCGGCACCAAGGCCTTGACGGCCGCCCAGCTCAAGGACTTCCTGTACCCGATGGCCACCCAGTACTACGCCACCACCGACAAGGAAGTCACCACCTTCACCTTCGAGTTTCACAAGGACTTTACCGACAAGTTCTACCCCGTGCTCCAGGGCCTGATCTTGACGCCCAGCTTCACCCAGGAGGATTTCGACCGGCTCAAGTCCAACCAGCTCAACTATGTGGAGCAGGTTATCCGGGCTTCCTCCGACGAGGACTACAGCAAGTTTGCCCTCGAAGACCAGCTTTTCCGCGGCACCCGCTTCCAGCACATGACCCGCGGCACGGCTGCTGGCGTACGTAGCCTCACGCTGGACGACGTGAAGAAGCACTACGCCGCCGCCTTCGGCAAAGACAACCTGACCATCGGCATTGCCGGCAACTACTCGGCTTCCTTTGCCAAAAAGCTGAAGGACGACCTGGAAAAGCTGCCCAAGAGCACCGCCAAACCCGTAGTGCCCACCGTGGCGGCACCCAAGGGCATCCACGTCGAAATCATCAGCAAGACCGACGCCCTGGGCTCGGCCGTGTACGCCGGCTTCCCCATCCAGACCACCCGCGCCAATGACGACTTCGCGGCCCTGATGGTGGCCAACTCCTACCTCGGGGAGCACCGCAAAAGCTACGGCAAGCTCTACGACAAGATCCGGACGACCCGCTCGATGAACTACGGCGACTACAGCTACATCGAGTGGTATGAAAGCGGCGGGCAGAACATGCTGCCCGTGCCTGGCGTGCCCCGCCATGCCAACTACGCCAGCCTGTGGCTGCGCCCGGTCCAGATTGCCGAAGGTTTGCGCAAGCAGTATCCTACCGAGCTAGGCGGCCTGACGGTGGGCCACGCCCCGTTTGCCCTGCGTCTGGCCGTGCGCGAAATGGATAATCTGGTGAAAAACGGCATGAGCAAGGAAGACTTCGAAATCACCCGCACTTTCCTGCGTTCCTACGTGAAGCTCTACGGTACCACGCCTTCCAAGCAGCTCGGCTTTTTGCTCGACTCGAAGTTCTACGGCCGCAAAGACTACCTCAAGGAACTCGACGGCCAGTTTGCCAAGCTCACCCTCGACGACGTGAACAAGGCCATCAAAAAGCACTGGCAGACCCAGAACATGTACGTAACCATCGTTACGGACGACAGCGAGGCCCAGCCCCTGGCCGACGTGCTCAAGCAGAACACGCCTTCGCCGATGAGCTACGCCAAGGTCGTCAGTGAAGGGCTGCCCAAGGAAGTGGTAGCCGAGGATACCCAGGTGGCCAACTACAAGTTGAACGTGACGGAAGTAAAGGTCATCGATACCAAAGACACGTTCAAGTAA
- a CDS encoding DUF6799 domain-containing protein — protein MNRHFLSAVLLLALASPLSAWAQSSPQPKPARPVGAISANNADQFLMRDGEVVLRSGSGTKPLTQNVVLSNGTKVNYKSGIVELPGGKKTTLKEGDYVTMQGDIVFATPGSAAASRGTTAPASGQFEQYVDRNSPPTTADMETRLTSLNSRITLMAQKIQLLNDKISLLSSSTQRPADTSQLDQQIKALDEKLQQVK, from the coding sequence ATGAATCGTCACTTCCTCTCCGCTGTTCTGTTGCTGGCGCTGGCCAGTCCGCTTAGCGCCTGGGCTCAGTCCTCGCCCCAACCGAAGCCTGCCCGCCCCGTCGGCGCCATTTCGGCCAACAACGCCGACCAGTTTCTGATGCGCGACGGCGAAGTAGTGTTGCGCTCGGGTTCCGGCACTAAGCCCCTGACCCAGAACGTGGTGTTGAGCAACGGCACGAAAGTTAATTACAAGAGCGGCATTGTGGAGCTGCCTGGTGGCAAAAAAACCACCCTCAAAGAAGGCGACTACGTGACCATGCAGGGCGACATTGTGTTTGCTACGCCCGGCAGCGCCGCCGCCTCCCGCGGTACTACAGCCCCAGCCAGCGGCCAGTTTGAACAGTACGTGGACCGCAACTCTCCGCCCACCACGGCCGACATGGAAACCCGCCTGACCAGCCTCAACAGCCGCATCACGCTCATGGCCCAGAAAATCCAGCTGCTCAACGACAAAATCAGTTTGCTAAGCTCCAGCACCCAGCGCCCCGCCGATACCAGCCAGCTCGACCAGCAAATCAAAGCTCTGGATGAAAAGCTACAGCAAGTGAAGTAG
- a CDS encoding dipeptide epimerase, whose translation MAAYELPLRFTWKISRNASDTKTNLLVRVGEGSAAGWGEAAPNVRYGETPEGLTAEFAALVQAGLGHCTHLPELEEFLSAHTPSHALRFALESAFVHREAALRGQSVAAWLGVPAPSRPVATAFTLPIMEPGAVAGFVQEQGMSRFAQLKVKVNQDSGFELLRALTEALPGREILIDGNEAWTDADSLLQFLERAQTLPGLRVRLLEQPLPADCPDDYRYLRSRSPWPVFADESVTAAADFKSIAQQFHGVNMKLMKAGGYLNGLRLLQQTRAHGLQTMLGCMVETSLGIWSALQISHLADVCDLDGFLILRDEPFGLVREEKGVLTPLPVCWKTLRPVVS comes from the coding sequence ATGGCCGCTTACGAGCTGCCGCTGCGCTTTACCTGGAAGATTTCCCGCAATGCTTCCGATACTAAAACCAACCTGCTGGTACGGGTAGGGGAGGGCTCTGCTGCGGGCTGGGGCGAGGCCGCGCCCAACGTGCGCTACGGCGAAACCCCCGAGGGGCTGACCGCCGAATTTGCCGCCCTGGTGCAGGCCGGCCTGGGACACTGCACCCACCTGCCCGAGCTGGAAGAATTTCTTTCGGCCCATACGCCGTCCCACGCCCTGCGCTTTGCCCTGGAGTCGGCGTTTGTGCACCGCGAAGCCGCGCTGCGGGGGCAGTCGGTGGCAGCCTGGCTGGGTGTGCCCGCCCCAAGCCGGCCCGTGGCTACGGCTTTTACCCTGCCCATCATGGAACCCGGGGCGGTGGCCGGGTTTGTGCAAGAGCAGGGCATGAGCCGCTTTGCCCAGCTCAAAGTCAAGGTAAATCAGGATAGTGGCTTCGAGCTGCTGCGGGCCCTGACTGAGGCCTTGCCTGGCCGCGAAATCCTCATTGACGGCAACGAAGCCTGGACCGATGCCGACTCGCTGCTGCAGTTTCTGGAGCGGGCCCAAACCTTGCCCGGCCTGCGGGTGCGCCTGCTGGAGCAACCCTTGCCCGCCGATTGCCCCGATGACTACCGCTACCTGCGCAGCCGCTCGCCCTGGCCGGTTTTTGCCGACGAGTCCGTTACTGCCGCCGCCGACTTCAAGAGCATTGCCCAGCAGTTTCACGGCGTAAATATGAAGCTAATGAAGGCCGGCGGCTACCTCAACGGCCTGCGCCTGCTGCAGCAAACCCGCGCCCACGGCCTGCAAACGATGCTGGGCTGCATGGTCGAAACTTCGCTCGGCATCTGGTCGGCTCTGCAGATCAGTCACCTGGCCGACGTCTGCGACCTGGACGGCTTCCTCATTCTGCGCGACGAGCCATTCGGGTTGGTGCGGGAAGAAAAAGGCGTGCTTACGCCGCTGCCCGTGTGCTGGAAAACGCTCCGGCCGGTAGTAAGTTGA
- a CDS encoding T9SS type A sorting domain-containing protein, with protein sequence MKATLLKSLTFLLAALLSGPTLLAQGHHGADKPGRQEVKAYYQANVLPVVRQQRQKLEAQLATDDKAQLATYRKELQDLHQRRQGLVESLKAAGTPQSPPILTEAQKQQLQELRSASREIMVKVGLLAKKYEAPLAQLAQEIQPQKEKWTTDLKAIAAKNATPEQLEKRKEFGGHHRGGSGSLGQFFRPARFLLLDPNAPATPATTVPNAGLNVYPNPAAANNQLDYSVQKAGPVTIEILDGRGNTLRPVLQNQHQDKGSHTLTTNLSDLPAGTYFYKITTRSGSETKRFVKQ encoded by the coding sequence ATGAAAGCAACCCTGCTTAAATCCCTGACCTTCCTGCTGGCGGCCCTGCTCAGCGGCCCGACCCTCCTGGCCCAGGGCCACCACGGCGCCGACAAGCCCGGCCGCCAGGAAGTCAAAGCCTACTACCAGGCCAATGTGCTGCCCGTGGTGCGGCAGCAGCGCCAGAAGCTGGAAGCCCAGCTCGCCACCGACGACAAGGCTCAACTGGCTACCTACCGCAAAGAACTGCAGGACTTGCACCAGCGCCGCCAGGGGCTAGTCGAAAGCCTGAAAGCTGCCGGCACCCCGCAAAGCCCCCCTATTCTGACCGAGGCTCAGAAACAGCAGTTGCAGGAGCTGCGCTCGGCCAGCCGGGAAATCATGGTGAAAGTAGGGTTGCTGGCCAAGAAGTATGAGGCGCCGCTCGCTCAACTGGCTCAGGAAATTCAGCCCCAGAAGGAGAAATGGACCACCGACCTCAAAGCCATTGCCGCCAAAAATGCCACGCCCGAGCAGCTCGAGAAGCGGAAGGAATTTGGTGGGCACCACCGGGGGGGTTCCGGCAGCCTGGGCCAGTTTTTCCGTCCTGCCCGCTTCCTGCTGCTTGACCCCAACGCTCCCGCAACCCCGGCCACGACGGTCCCCAACGCTGGCCTGAACGTGTACCCGAACCCTGCCGCAGCAAACAACCAGCTGGACTACTCGGTGCAGAAAGCCGGGCCCGTAACTATCGAAATACTGGATGGCCGCGGCAACACCCTGCGCCCCGTGCTGCAAAACCAGCATCAGGATAAAGGCAGCCACACGCTGACCACCAACCTGAGCGACCTGCCCGCCGGTACTTATTTCTACAAAATCACGACCCGCTCGGGCTCCGAAACCAAGCGTTTCGTGAAGCAATAA
- a CDS encoding YceI family protein — MKKIALSALFVASIMVAPAVAKDPSAPKVATSTKAAATVYKVQPQLSTLGWVGKKVTGQHNGTLQFKSGDVEVKGNQITGGTFVIDMNSLKVTDITDADTNGKLVGHLRADDFFGIEKNPTSTFKITKITPIKGAAANANNATVTGDLTIKGITKPISFPAKIGVKNGVAAASGTATIDRTQFDIKYGSKSFFESIGDKAIDNDFTLSFNVIAKQ; from the coding sequence ATGAAAAAAATTGCTCTTTCCGCTCTGTTCGTTGCGTCTATCATGGTTGCTCCGGCCGTTGCCAAAGATCCTTCGGCTCCGAAAGTAGCCACCAGCACCAAGGCTGCCGCTACGGTGTATAAAGTTCAGCCCCAGCTCAGCACCCTGGGTTGGGTTGGTAAAAAAGTGACGGGCCAGCACAACGGCACGCTGCAGTTCAAGAGCGGTGACGTGGAAGTAAAAGGCAACCAAATCACTGGCGGCACTTTCGTAATCGACATGAACTCGCTGAAGGTAACCGACATCACCGACGCTGACACCAACGGCAAACTGGTGGGTCACCTGCGCGCCGACGACTTCTTCGGCATCGAGAAGAACCCGACCTCGACCTTCAAAATCACCAAGATTACCCCCATCAAAGGCGCGGCTGCCAACGCTAACAACGCTACCGTAACCGGCGACCTGACCATCAAGGGTATCACCAAGCCAATCAGCTTCCCCGCCAAAATCGGCGTGAAGAATGGTGTAGCCGCCGCCTCGGGCACCGCTACCATCGACCGGACCCAGTTCGACATCAAATACGGTTCGAAGTCGTTCTTCGAAAGCATTGGCGACAAAGCCATTGACAACGACTTCACCCTGAGCTTCAACGTTATTGCCAAGCAATAA
- a CDS encoding dicarboxylate/amino acid:cation symporter yields MKFSRLALLVLLLLVVAGVLTVLHAYELLALPAAVPMAARWLALAAMVAYAAQRRSLTFWIVTSMFVGAEAGADFPTQAQNLKVLSDVFLRLVKTIIAPLVFATLVVGIAGHADLKKVGRMGVKALVYFEIVTTFALFIGLAAINLTKAGRLDPAVLAAAQANNNVNETIAAAPKQSAADIITHIFPENIAKSIAEGQVLQVVVFAIIFAIGLAMVHDKHRRPMVEWSESLSEVMFKFTNVVMFFAPLGVGGAIAYTVGKMGFGPLVNAVQLLLTLYAALIAFLLLVLVPVALIARIPLKRFVQAIAEPVSIAFATTSSEAALPRAMEAMESIGVPRRVVAFVMPTGYSFNLDGTTLYLSLAAVFVAQAAGVELSFGQQLVMVFTLMLTSKGVAGVPRASLVILLATVASFNLPSWPVFIILGIDALMDMARTAVNVIGNCLASAVIARWEGEFVDNYVAPPLDDLAEADSSLAQHAH; encoded by the coding sequence ATGAAGTTTTCCCGCCTTGCTCTTTTGGTCCTGCTGCTGCTCGTGGTGGCCGGGGTCCTGACCGTTTTGCACGCTTACGAACTCCTGGCGTTGCCTGCCGCCGTGCCCATGGCCGCCCGCTGGCTGGCACTGGCCGCCATGGTGGCCTACGCCGCCCAGCGCCGCTCCCTCACCTTCTGGATTGTCACGAGCATGTTTGTAGGTGCGGAGGCCGGAGCCGACTTCCCCACGCAGGCCCAAAACCTGAAGGTGCTCAGCGACGTGTTCCTGCGGCTGGTTAAGACCATTATTGCCCCGCTGGTATTTGCCACGCTGGTGGTGGGTATTGCCGGCCACGCCGATTTGAAAAAGGTGGGCCGCATGGGCGTCAAGGCCCTGGTGTACTTCGAGATTGTCACCACGTTTGCCCTGTTCATTGGTCTGGCCGCCATCAACCTGACCAAGGCCGGCCGCCTCGACCCGGCCGTGCTAGCCGCGGCCCAGGCCAACAACAACGTCAACGAAACCATTGCGGCGGCGCCCAAGCAAAGCGCGGCCGACATCATCACCCACATTTTCCCCGAAAACATTGCCAAGTCCATTGCCGAGGGCCAGGTGCTGCAGGTGGTGGTTTTTGCCATCATCTTCGCCATCGGCCTAGCTATGGTGCACGACAAGCACCGCCGCCCGATGGTGGAATGGTCGGAAAGTTTGTCGGAGGTGATGTTCAAGTTTACCAACGTGGTGATGTTCTTCGCCCCGCTGGGCGTGGGCGGCGCCATTGCCTACACCGTGGGCAAGATGGGCTTCGGGCCCTTGGTGAATGCCGTGCAGCTGCTGCTGACGCTCTATGCGGCCCTGATTGCCTTCCTGCTGCTGGTTCTGGTGCCGGTGGCCCTGATTGCCCGCATTCCGCTGAAGCGCTTCGTGCAGGCCATTGCCGAGCCGGTCAGCATTGCCTTTGCCACCACGTCGTCGGAGGCGGCTTTGCCCCGGGCTATGGAAGCCATGGAAAGCATCGGAGTACCGCGCCGCGTGGTAGCCTTCGTGATGCCGACGGGCTACTCCTTTAACCTCGACGGCACCACGCTGTATCTGTCGTTGGCGGCCGTATTCGTGGCCCAGGCCGCCGGCGTGGAGTTGTCGTTTGGGCAGCAACTGGTGATGGTCTTTACCCTGATGCTGACCAGCAAGGGCGTGGCGGGCGTGCCGCGGGCTTCGCTGGTGATTCTGCTCGCAACGGTGGCTTCGTTTAACCTGCCTTCCTGGCCGGTATTCATCATTCTGGGCATTGATGCCCTGATGGACATGGCCCGCACGGCCGTCAACGTTATTGGCAACTGCCTGGCCTCGGCCGTTATTGCCCGCTGGGAAGGCGAGTTTGTCGACAACTACGTGGCTCCCCCCCTCGACGACCTGGCCGAAGCCGACAGCAGCCTGGCCCAGCACGCGCATTAG
- a CDS encoding MarR family winged helix-turn-helix transcriptional regulator, which yields MRIEDEIKQPVFKDEYQKGLINLVYTVGWLQQQQAASFREFDITLPQFNILRILRGQHPKPATVNLLIERMLDKTSNASRIVDKLEAKGLVTRTVCPSNRRAVDIRITDSGLELLQRMDARVDLHHGLKTLTLEEAQQLNTILDKIRD from the coding sequence ATGAGAATCGAAGACGAAATCAAGCAGCCCGTGTTCAAGGACGAGTACCAGAAAGGCCTGATCAATCTGGTCTACACTGTGGGCTGGCTGCAGCAGCAGCAGGCCGCCTCGTTCCGCGAATTCGACATCACCCTGCCCCAGTTCAACATTCTGCGCATCCTGCGCGGTCAGCACCCCAAACCGGCCACCGTCAACCTGCTCATTGAGCGCATGCTCGACAAAACCAGCAACGCCTCGCGCATTGTCGATAAGCTCGAAGCCAAGGGCCTGGTGACGCGCACCGTGTGCCCCAGCAACCGCCGGGCTGTGGATATCCGCATCACCGACAGCGGCCTGGAACTGCTCCAGCGCATGGATGCCCGCGTGGACTTGCACCACGGCCTGAAGACGCTCACGCTGGAAGAAGCCCAGCAGCTCAATACCATTCTCGATAAAATCCGCGACTGA
- a CDS encoding M16 family metallopeptidase — protein MKHSVQTWLLAAGLLAAPLAQAQKKAAPAAATPAAASATAPAFPYPMQQKQLANGMNVVTVPFDSPGLASVFLVVRAGSRDEVEPGHTGFAHFFEHVMFRGTEKYSKEQYDQVLKSVGASANANTSLDRTVYHMTGNATMLEKMLEVEADRFQHLKYAEHDFKAEAGAVKGEYTKNSASLYTQLNEKVADAAFDKHTYEHTTMGFFKDVVDMPNQYQYSLQFFDRFYRPEYTTLLVVGDVKPEQVNQLADKYFSMWKRGSYQPAITQEPEQTAPRYVHIQNANFPPLVSLSYRGPAFNDQSKDLPALDILTTMLFSDNSPLYQKLVVKEQKVRFVGGSPNYTRDPYLTSIRASVVKPADMAYVKDEITKALEDLKTKPVDAKRLADTKSALKYSFLMGLDSPDQIANGLAEFIWLTGNPQSLNNFYALYDQVTPADIQAAAKKYFVPEHLTVGTIGPNATGGVQ, from the coding sequence ATGAAACACTCCGTCCAGACCTGGCTGCTCGCTGCCGGTCTTCTGGCTGCGCCCCTGGCTCAGGCGCAAAAAAAGGCTGCCCCGGCGGCCGCCACGCCAGCCGCCGCCTCTGCTACGGCCCCGGCTTTTCCCTACCCCATGCAGCAGAAGCAGCTGGCCAACGGCATGAACGTGGTGACCGTTCCCTTCGACTCCCCCGGCCTGGCGTCGGTGTTTTTAGTGGTGCGGGCCGGCTCCCGCGACGAAGTAGAGCCCGGCCACACCGGCTTTGCCCACTTCTTCGAGCACGTCATGTTCCGGGGCACTGAGAAGTACAGCAAAGAGCAGTACGACCAGGTGCTCAAGTCAGTAGGCGCCTCGGCCAATGCCAACACGTCGTTGGACCGCACCGTGTACCACATGACCGGCAACGCGACGATGCTGGAGAAAATGCTGGAAGTGGAAGCCGACCGGTTTCAGCACCTCAAGTACGCCGAGCACGATTTCAAAGCTGAAGCCGGGGCCGTGAAGGGCGAATACACCAAGAACTCGGCCTCGCTCTACACCCAGCTCAACGAGAAAGTAGCCGACGCCGCCTTCGACAAGCACACCTACGAGCACACCACCATGGGCTTCTTCAAGGACGTGGTGGACATGCCCAACCAGTATCAGTACTCGCTGCAGTTCTTCGACCGGTTTTACCGTCCCGAGTACACCACGTTGCTGGTAGTCGGCGACGTGAAGCCGGAGCAAGTAAACCAGCTGGCCGACAAGTATTTCAGCATGTGGAAGCGGGGCTCCTACCAGCCCGCCATTACCCAGGAGCCCGAGCAGACGGCCCCACGCTACGTGCACATTCAGAACGCCAACTTCCCGCCCCTGGTGAGTTTGAGCTACCGCGGCCCGGCCTTCAACGACCAAAGCAAGGACCTGCCCGCCCTGGATATCCTGACCACGATGCTGTTCTCCGACAACTCGCCGCTGTACCAGAAGCTGGTGGTGAAAGAGCAGAAAGTGCGCTTCGTAGGCGGCTCGCCCAACTATACCCGGGACCCCTACCTGACCTCCATCCGGGCCTCAGTGGTGAAGCCGGCCGACATGGCTTACGTGAAGGATGAGATTACCAAAGCCCTGGAAGACCTGAAGACCAAGCCCGTGGATGCCAAGCGCCTGGCCGATACCAAGTCGGCGCTGAAGTACAGCTTCCTGATGGGCCTCGACTCGCCCGACCAGATTGCCAACGGCCTGGCCGAGTTTATCTGGCTGACCGGCAACCCCCAGAGCCTGAATAATTTCTACGCCCTCTACGACCAGGTAACGCCGGCCGACATTCAGGCCGCGGCCAAGAAGTACTTCGTGCCCGAGCATCTGACGGTGGGCACCATCGGGCCCAACGCCACCGGCGGCGTGCAGTAG
- a CDS encoding DUF4132 domain-containing protein encodes MASIPETAPTPPEVVEMQPVIEAYLREIKERKLSYYKLTDLATYQELKDRDAAYKGRLVLAVAAQMRRPEGSYSFDYDLDMLLKVLVRSTLELTNADYVRLLHLYGLKLEGANINGIANAMALFPVLPTLAQLEKQAKKQPLEAEILDYLRQLLAIMAVNSTDTGLMKLRVKVQELLGQNGENHLPTVIFSDNDAFGQALNAFVAQLPPATAQPWLRLLQLWQKTSGAQPTAKFKKEAEAAIAAIGQATVAAQYSVWLTCLSQLPVQTYSYDNDPSTYSNSYLLTGPNLNPAKGLVWTSALVLMPAMYSVLEDLALKCYRKVPGQGQIASSLGNACVLALAQGGLPGVGHLSRLKLKVKQSNTQALIQGYLEKAALELGVTPAEIEDMAVPTLGLTQGRAEYHYGDYQARLQLVEGKAEVQWHKDGKELKSVPAALKKTHAAELKELKETQTQVQQNLTAQRERLDRSFVEGRRLPLAWFQQYYFEHELLSYLVRPLIWRFHHPDGSHTDALWLDEAWHNAQGQPVAAPGAETQVQLWHPVLVSMTEVLAWRQLLDARQLRQPLKQAYRELYLLTPPEERTGTYSNRMAAHILRQHQFNSLTKLRGWRYRLMGAYDKGYESDSATLELPAYGLQAQFWVSEVNADDAWNDAGIWNYVSTDQVRFVTGHGTVPLPEVPPLVFSEVMRDVDLFVGVASVGNDPQWRDNGGLPAYRNYWESYSFGELGEVAKNRKLALERLVPRMKIGKVSEIQDRFLVVRGKLRTYKIHLGSGNILMEPNDQYLCIVPDRSAKAPSAADVFLPFEGDAVLSIILSKALLLMDDDKITDETINRQIKR; translated from the coding sequence ATGGCTAGTATACCTGAAACAGCTCCCACCCCGCCCGAAGTAGTTGAGATGCAGCCCGTCATTGAGGCGTATCTGCGCGAAATCAAGGAGCGGAAGCTGAGTTATTACAAGCTGACCGATCTGGCGACGTATCAGGAACTCAAAGACCGGGACGCGGCCTACAAAGGCCGGCTGGTTTTGGCTGTGGCGGCCCAAATGCGCCGACCGGAAGGCAGCTATTCGTTCGACTACGATCTGGATATGTTGCTCAAGGTGCTGGTGCGCAGTACTCTAGAATTGACCAATGCCGACTATGTGCGGCTACTTCACCTCTACGGGCTGAAGCTGGAAGGAGCCAATATCAATGGCATTGCCAATGCCATGGCCCTGTTTCCGGTGCTGCCCACGCTGGCGCAGCTGGAAAAGCAGGCGAAAAAGCAGCCGTTGGAAGCGGAGATACTCGATTATCTGCGGCAACTGCTGGCCATTATGGCCGTCAACTCCACCGACACGGGGCTGATGAAGCTGCGGGTGAAAGTGCAGGAACTTCTCGGCCAGAACGGGGAAAACCATTTGCCGACGGTTATTTTCTCGGACAACGATGCTTTCGGGCAGGCCTTGAATGCGTTTGTAGCGCAACTGCCCCCGGCCACGGCCCAGCCCTGGCTGCGGCTATTACAGCTGTGGCAAAAAACCAGCGGGGCCCAGCCCACGGCCAAGTTTAAGAAGGAAGCAGAGGCGGCCATTGCTGCTATTGGCCAGGCTACTGTGGCGGCGCAGTACAGCGTGTGGCTAACCTGCTTAAGCCAGCTGCCCGTTCAAACGTATTCGTATGACAACGACCCCAGCACGTACTCCAACTCCTATTTGCTGACGGGTCCGAACCTGAATCCAGCCAAGGGGCTGGTGTGGACGAGTGCCTTGGTGCTCATGCCGGCCATGTACTCGGTCCTGGAGGACTTGGCGCTAAAGTGTTACCGTAAGGTTCCGGGGCAGGGGCAAATAGCCTCCAGCTTGGGCAATGCCTGCGTGCTGGCATTGGCCCAGGGCGGCCTGCCGGGGGTGGGGCACTTGTCGAGGCTGAAGCTGAAAGTAAAGCAGTCCAATACTCAGGCGCTAATTCAGGGCTACCTTGAAAAAGCTGCGCTGGAGCTGGGCGTGACGCCCGCCGAAATTGAAGACATGGCCGTGCCCACGCTGGGCCTGACCCAGGGTCGGGCCGAATACCACTACGGCGACTACCAAGCCCGGCTGCAACTGGTCGAGGGTAAGGCGGAAGTGCAGTGGCACAAGGACGGCAAGGAGCTGAAATCGGTGCCGGCGGCCCTGAAGAAAACCCACGCCGCCGAGCTGAAAGAGCTGAAGGAAACCCAAACCCAGGTGCAGCAAAACCTGACAGCCCAGCGCGAGCGGCTCGACCGCAGCTTCGTGGAGGGCCGGCGGCTGCCGCTAGCCTGGTTTCAGCAGTATTACTTCGAGCATGAGCTGCTCAGCTACTTGGTCCGGCCGCTGATCTGGCGCTTTCATCACCCCGACGGCTCCCACACCGATGCGCTGTGGCTCGATGAAGCTTGGCACAATGCCCAGGGGCAACCAGTGGCAGCTCCCGGGGCCGAAACTCAGGTGCAGCTGTGGCATCCCGTGCTGGTTTCCATGACGGAAGTGCTGGCCTGGCGCCAGCTGCTGGATGCCCGGCAATTGCGCCAGCCCCTGAAGCAAGCCTACCGGGAGCTCTACCTGCTCACCCCGCCCGAGGAGCGGACCGGCACGTATTCCAACCGCATGGCGGCCCACATTCTGCGTCAGCACCAGTTTAACTCCCTGACCAAGCTGCGCGGCTGGCGCTACCGCCTGATGGGAGCCTACGACAAAGGCTACGAATCGGACTCAGCGACGCTAGAGTTGCCCGCGTATGGCCTGCAAGCCCAGTTTTGGGTAAGCGAAGTAAACGCCGACGATGCCTGGAACGACGCCGGAATCTGGAATTACGTCAGCACCGACCAAGTACGCTTCGTGACGGGCCACGGAACGGTACCGCTCCCGGAAGTGCCGCCGCTGGTGTTCTCGGAGGTAATGCGCGACGTGGATCTGTTCGTGGGCGTAGCCAGCGTGGGTAACGACCCGCAATGGCGCGACAATGGTGGGCTGCCGGCTTATCGTAACTACTGGGAAAGCTACAGCTTTGGGGAGCTGGGCGAAGTAGCCAAAAACCGCAAACTGGCCTTGGAGCGGCTGGTGCCCCGCATGAAAATTGGGAAGGTGAGCGAAATTCAGGACCGGTTTCTGGTGGTGCGCGGCAAGCTGCGCACCTACAAGATTCACCTGGGCTCGGGCAACATCCTGATGGAGCCCAACGACCAGTACCTCTGCATCGTACCCGACCGGTCGGCCAAAGCGCCCAGCGCCGCCGACGTGTTTTTGCCCTTCGAGGGCGACGCGGTGCTTTCTATTATCTTGAGCAAAGCCCTGCTGCTGATGGACGACGACAAGATTACCGACGAAACCATCAACCGTCAGATCAAGCGGTAA